A single genomic interval of Oenanthe melanoleuca isolate GR-GAL-2019-014 chromosome 13, OMel1.0, whole genome shotgun sequence harbors:
- the LOC130258911 gene encoding uncharacterized protein LOC130258911 encodes MYPGGKGWGLERPHRAWPKALGPFGPEEAEVRACQGCSSSREAALVSAPWNSDRTWGTPGAVSGAVHVGYQGKVLPTECAEHCPGNAPQGRCGSDSEVTLGGRAVRGRPQERFRGGVRRLCRSLGGRFEGVVGAAAAPSAGGRDALALCPELERSLSLLEPGGGRAEQQQQESGGRARPTVFVCTGCRRPVGTPRAGRSNTRRAAASCCAVSAGPATRRVPAVTAAIPPSLRLRPQRRRGPGAEGLRAPQRVRMHGRNLILLWPLKDTWQHLQVYLKAS; translated from the exons ATGTATCCgggtgggaagggctggggtCTGGAGAGGCCACACCGGGCGTGGCCAAAGGCACTTGGCCCGTTCGGCCCGGAGGAGGCTGAGGTCAGAGcttgccagggctgcagctcctcccgAGAGGCAGCTCTGGTCTCCGCTCCCTGGAACAGCGACAGGACTTGGGGAACGCCTGGAGCTGTGTCCGGAGCGGTTCACGTTGGATAccagggaaaggttcttcccacGGAGtgtgctgagcactgcccagggaacGC GCCCCAAGGGCGGTGCGGGAGCGATTCCGAGGTGACCCTTGGCGGGCGGGCGGTCCGGGGCAGGCCCCAGGAGCGGTTCCGGGGCGGTGTTCGGCGTCTCTGCCGCTCCCTCGGCGGGCGATTCGAAGGCGTTGTTGGAGCCGCTGCTGCTCCCTCGGCGGGCGGGCGGGACGCGTTGGCGCTGTGCCCGGAGCTGGAGCGCTCGCTCTcgctgctggagccagggggcggccgggccgagcagcagcagcaggagagcggcgggcgggcgcggcccACGGTATTCGTGTGCACCGGCTGCAGGCGGCCCGTGGGAACACCTCGAGCTGGGCGTTCAAATAcgaggagagctgctgcctcctgctgcgCAGTGAGTGCCGGCCCTGCCACCCGGCGGGTCCCCGCGGTCACTGCcgccatccctccctccctccggCTGCGGCCGCAGCGTCGCCGTGGACCCGGAGCGGAAGGTCTGCGAGCTCCCCAGCGAGTGCGGATG CATGGTAGAAACCTTATTCTGCTCTGGCCGCTCAAGGACACTTGGCAGCATCTACAGGTGTACCTCAAGGCATCCTGA